Genomic DNA from Shouchella patagoniensis:
ACCCCTGTTTCATTAATAATACGGTCTAGGTGTTCCGGCAAAAAGTTGCTGACGCCGATGGAACGGACGAGACCCCATTTTTGTGCTTCAATTAGCGCTTGCCATGCTTCAACAAATAGGTCTTGCTTAGGGTTTGGCCAATGAATGAGATAAACGTCATAATAGTCAAGTCTGGCACGCATCAATGATTCTTGAATCGTCTCGATTGCTTTCCCATATGCATGGTGGCGACCTGGTAGCTTCGAAGTAATTCGCAGCTGCTCTCGCGGAACCGAGCTACGACGGACAGCAGTACCAACGGCTCCTTCATTTTCATAATTAAAAGCGGAGTCAATCAATCGATAACCAACGTCAATGGCGCTTGAAATTGTATTTGAGCCTTTGTTTCCTTTGAGTTGCGCTGTACCAAAACCAATCTCAGGAATTGTTGTCCCATCATTTAATATTCTACTTGGAACATGATGTGTCAAATTGAATCACTCCTCTCAACTTGTTTTATAGTCTAGCATTTCCTTAGGTGGCAGTCTATTTAAATGCATAGAAAATTCGGTTAAATGAATAAGTTTAGTTACCTTGCTTAATTCAGATAATCCATTTTATATTTAAGGGTTTTTGAAATACATTAATTTTTTATTGATAAACGATATATAGTTATCGTATAATTACTTTAGAGAATAAAAGTGGTGAGGTGTTAGTATGAAAGATGGGACGGTTCTTTTTTTAAAAGGGGTTACGGTATTTATAGGTATTGTTGTTGCAATATGTTGCATTTGGTCTTTGCCGAATCTTGCGAGAGAAGCTGCGGAATTAAATCCAGAATTCGCGCATTTGCGCATTCCCGTTTTGGCAGGTATTTATATGACAGCTGTGCCTTTTTACTTTGCGCTTTATCAAGCATTTCACTTATTGATGCTTATTGAGAAAGAATATGCTTTTTCAGAATGGGCGGTCAAAACGCTTGGAAATATTAAAGTGTGTGCGGGGGCAATTATTGGACTCTATGCACTAGGCATGGCAGGGTTGTTTACTTTAAATGCACTTCATCCAGGTATTGCTCTAATCGGTGGAGGGATTATGTTTACGACGTTAGTCATTTTCTTCTTTGCAGCAGTTCTACAAGGGTTATTATCGAGTGCTTTGAAAATAAAATCAGAGAATGATTTAACGGTTTGAGGTGGAGAAGATGGCAATAATTATTCGACTAGATGTCATGCTAGCAAAACGGAAAATGAGTATGACAGAGCTCTCAGAAAAGGTCGGAGTGACGATGGCAAACTTATCAATCTTAAAAAACGGAAAAGCGAAAGCCGTTCGATTCTCGACGCTTGAGGCGATTTGTAATGTACTAGACTGTCAGCCTGGTGATTTGCTGGAATATGACCGGAAAGATGTAAAGTAATGCGCTTTTCCATTACAGGTATCGTCTTTGTTGGCCTCATTTGTTTACTCATTTTGTTATTGTTTGCCTCCCCGCTTATGAATCGTTTGGAAGGCAATAAGATCATTAAACACTTACAAGAAGCACGATGGTTTCAGAACCCATGGTTTGCAGGAATTTTCCTTTTTAGCATGAATCTACTTCTGTTTGCCTTCACAAGTCTCCTTTTGTACTTACCTGCTTATTTTGCAGTGCCAACAAGTCCTTTGTTTATTATGGCGGCCGCAGTGATTGCAAGTTTGCTTTTATGGGCGTTTGCCAATCAGGGGTTTCAAGGCACGAAAAGTGAACGATTAAAAATGAGTTTAATGGGAAGCAGTTTTTATTTCCTTTTAACGATAGGGTTCGTTATATGGCTCCATAAAACGCCACTTGCCATTCAGGAAGATGATTTATTTATGCGTGATATTGGTTTAATGTTTGGCATATTGGTGTCTTTCGTTGCATTTCTAACAAGTTTATTTGTAACGACATTACAGAGAAAGAAGGGATGAGCTGATCATGTATGTGCAAGAGGATGTGCCTATAAGGTGTACTGGAATAGCAGTTGTGCTGATTAAACAAGTGGCTAGTCAATACAAAGTATTGCTGTTGAAGAGAGCGTCCTCAACGTTAAAAGGACTGTGGTGTTATATTGGCGGTGGGATAGAAAGCGGTGAGACGGCGGTAGAAGCGACATGGCGTGAAGTGAGAGAAGAGACGGGTATTACGGATTTGACCCTATACACGACCAATACATTTGATCAGTTTTATAACCCTAAAAGCAACTTGATCTACGTTGCTCCTGTCTTTGTCGGCTATGTAAGCGAACAGACAGAGGTACAACTAAACGATGAACATAGTGATTTTGAATGGCTTTTAATAGACGAAGCAGTGGTGAAAGTAACCTTACCCGGAAACGAAGAGGTTCTTCGTTATATAGAAAGGCATTTTATTAAGAAAGTACCACTTGAATGGTTAAAGGTATGAGTAGAACTGATGCAGCAAATAAAGAAGAGGGATTGTTAACGGATGTTACTAGTAGTGGTCTTGTTGTTTATCTGCATTTTGCTCTATATACTCTTCATAATAAATTACTTCCTTGGTGACCATTCTAAGAAGTCTAAAGTGGTCATTCTTACCATTCCATTGGCTATTGTGCTCGGCTTTTTAGTCTGGCAATTTTCTGTATCCAATCATTATTTTATTCGTTCTTCGGACTTATCAAAGGAAACCGTTGTAGGTATGCAGTTAGACGAACTGACAACTGTTAAACAATTAAACCAAGTGGGTGAGTACGAAAGGAATATTCAACCAGATGGATTCATGTATGATTATGGTGATTTAATGATAAAAACAGATACAAGTCACCGAATCACGTCGTTTTCTACGAATTGGGGATTAAATGAGTTAGAAGAAGGAGATTCGCTTAATAAGGTAAAAGCGATTTATGGAGACCATTACTATACATATAAGGAAATGGGTTTAGGAAAGGCTTATGTATTTGTGGATCGTGAGCTTGATTGGGTACTGACGGTGTGGACGCAAGAAGCAAAGGTGCGCTATGTATGGATATCAACAATGTAAACACCCAAGAGACTGTATTCGTTTTGAAAACAGGTTTTTCAAAAATGGGTTGATTGAAAAAGGAGGACCCACATGGTTAAACTTTGGTCAGATGAAAAGGGTAATTTCATCCTTAGATCACAAACGAAGATGTAAAAGCAGCAGAGAATCGTTTGAAAGTAAAGTTTCCACCTACTTACGCTCATATGGTTCTCGAACAAAATGGTGGAATGATTGTCCGCAATGCGTTTCCTGCTCCCAACCATCCTAACTTTACAGAACCATTTGTTGAAGTAGATTACATTTATGGTATTGGGTCAAACACGGGTCTTTTTGATAGTGCTTATTTTCAACAGGAATGGGTTTTACCAGAGGGATTGTTGTTGTTCAATGGTGATGGTCATACATGGCTTGCGTTTGATTATCGAAAGGTGTCCGTTAACCCACCGATCGTGTATGTCGATAATTATGAGGACGTAAAAATAAAAAACTAGCAAATGATTTTGATTTGTTTATTGATCAGTTGTATACAGAAGAAACTGTTGACGAAGAAGTCGATTTTTATGATAAAGAGTGGACGAAGGATGAGTTTGAAGCGTTAATGTCTCAACAGAATACGGAAGAACTAATGCAGGCAATCCTCTTTTTTGCCCAGTCCGATGTTGATGTAAAATGGTTTGGTGAGAAGCTTTTACAATTAAGTTACGATTCACAGGCAATCGTTAGGAGAGAGGTTGCTGAATGTATATGGAGCAACATGACCCATCAGTTTACGGAGGAACAAAATCAAGCATTTATCGAGACATTTAAAAAGGATCAAGATCCTGATGTGCGAATGTATGTAGAGCTATTCGAAGAGAAATTAACGTACTCCTATGAAATGTTACAGGAAGAAATTAAGCAAAATATAGGTGGAGTCTATCTTACTTTTTATTTAGATGGATATATTATCATCTTTATCATGAAGAGAAATGGTGTCTTGAATTAGATGAAGATATTCAAACGTTTGATACGTCTACTGATTTGTTAGAGAAAGCGACGATTAAAGAGCTCTCCTTAAAAGAAGTGTGGCCTCAAGTGAAAATCGTATAACCATCGTTGCACTATGAAGAGTAGTGATGAGAGCGACTTAGCGCAAAAAGTACATAGTCACATCTAAAGTTTTCTTTTTTATGATTAATCAGGAAGAAATGTAAACGAGACTAAGGGTCTTCCTATAGTCTCGTTGTTTGAACATCATTTAAGAAACGGCTTTTAAACCTGTCACGCCAACCACAATAATGACCAGACTAATGACACGACCTGCGTTTTTAGATTCCCCGAAAAAGACCATGTTCACAAGTACAGCAGCGGCTGTTCCAATGCCAATCCAGACGGCATAAGCAATACTAATTTGCAAGTAGTTAAAAGATGCATAAAGAAATACGAATGAAAAGCCAAACCCACCAAAAAAGAGCAAGGCGTGTAGGAACGTTTTATGTTGGCTAAACTTCTTTAGACCGATGACTCCTACTAATTCAAATAAAGCTGCAATAAGAACAAAAAACCAACCCATTTTAAGCAGCACCTTTCACAGTATTTGTTTGTTCGCTTTTATTGTCAGCGAGTTTTAAGGTAATGACCCCAAGCACGAGAATCCCCATAAAGACTCCCTTGGCGAGGCTAAACGAACCGCCGAAGATGAAGATATCCATAAGCGCTGTCCCTACTGTACCTGCTGCTGCGAAAATGGCATAAACCGTTCCTGTTGGTAAGAACTCACAGGCTTTAGCAAGAAAGTAAAAGTCAACGAGGATGACTGAAATGATGATTGCCCAATGCCACCAAGAGGTAGCGACGTTAAAACCAAATACCCAAACCAATTCAAAAAGACAAGTTAATACAACATAATACCAACCGTTATTCATGTAAATCGATCTCCTTTTCAAGTAAATGAATGACAATCATTCATTTTAGGTTCATAAGAAGAGCAAGCGACCTAATTTGATTAGGAATCGCTTGCCCCTAATGCGTGGCGAATAAAAGTAAGCAGCTCTTGCTTATGCGCCGAGTCAGTTGCTTCTTCATGATTGTTGTATAAATAGATTTGTTCTGCTGTTGATTCGATCGCACCAACCATAATGCGTGCAGTATACGTTGTTTGAATGGAAGACCGAATCGTACCCGCTTTTATTGCTTGCTCTAGAAGCTGTTCAAGCCATTTGTACAATGGAGAGTATATTGATTCCCATTCCTTTATATGCTCAGTTTGGGTGAGTCCAGAATAAATAAGAATGGCTAATTCTCGATGTTCATCGGTTGTTCCGAAAAGAGACTCGACAACTTCATCTAGCTGCTTGTCGATCGAATCGCTCGTCACTTGTTCACGTAATTGATCCATGATCTTTGTGACAAATACTTCTGCAATACCAGGCATCACTGATAGCTTTGATGGAAAGTACAAGTAATAGGTTCCTTGAGCGATACCAGCCCGTTTGACAATGTCCGTGATCGTTGTCTTCTCAACGCCTTTTTCTTGAAAGGCAGAAATGGCTGCGTCAATAATTTTTTCTCGTTTATCCAATCTAAACACATCCTTTATAATAAAAAAAGTGACTGAATGTCATTCATTAATTAGTTTATAATGAAAATGACGATTTGTCAATGTTGATAAAGACATATAATTTTACACTATTTATTTACGTAAGTTAGCTCGTGTACTATAATAACCTTAAATTGGAGGGTGTTACTGATTCGATCAGGCATAACTTCAGGGTTTTGTTTTAGGAGGTACAAGATGAACCTCATTAAGTCTTTTAATAATAATGTTGCTTTAGTTGAAGACTCTTCTGGCACAGAGTGGGTAATTCTTGGGAACGGCGTTGGATTTGGCAAGGAAAAAGGTGCTGCAATTGACGAGGCCACTATTAAAAAGAAGTTTATTGCCGAATCGACTTCGAATTCTCGTCAACCGTTTTTAGAAATGATCGAACAAATACCCATTTCTATTTTTGAAGCGACTGCAGAGATGATTCGAACTGCTGAATCTGTTATGGGAACAGAACTAAACCAGCATATCTTTTTAGCACTTGCTGATCATTTGAACTATGCAGTAAAGCGAACAAGAGATAATGTCGATTATCCCCATACGAATCGGTGGGAATTACAGAAGCTCTATCCGAAAGAACATAAAGCAGCAATTGAAGCGATACGCGTTGTTTACGATTTATTGGATGTAATTCTTCCAAAAAGCGAAGAAACATTTTTAACCTATCATTTTGTAAATGCCCAAGGTCCCAGTGCTCGTTTATCGGAAACGATGAAAATGACCGAAGCGATTAGCCGTATTATTGAAATGATAGAATACCATTATGACATGCAATTGAATGAAGAATCGTTAAATTATTTACGGTTGCTTACCCATCTTCGTTATTTTCTCCTTCGGCAATTACATGGAGAAAAGCTTGAACAGAATGAGATGGATGATGACCTCATTGACTTGATAAAAGGAAAGTATTCTCACGCTTATGAATGTGTAGAAAAAATCTCTCGCATCCTGAAAAAGCATTATGAGTGGGAGCTTACTTTAAATGAGAAGGTATACTTAACGCTTCATATATGGAGACTAATCACATAATGAATTTTGGAGTGTCACTGTTAACAACTCAGGCATAACCCAAATGGCAATTAGAAGTCCGAAGATGGATAATCTATGCGCTATTTGGGTTTTTTGGTCTTTTATATAAATATGAAAAAAGGAGAGTGTACAAGATGATGGATTATATGCAAAGGTTAGGTCGGTCATTGATGCTGCCAGTCGCAGTCCTTCCTGCTGCCGCCATTTTGCTTGGTGTTGGAGCTTGGATTGGGGAGTTTTCATGGGGAGAAGATACTGTCGTTTCAGCATTTATGAGCGCTGCTGGGGAATCAATTATTGATAATATGGGTGTGCTTTTTGCACTTGGTGTCGCCCTCGGATTATCAAAAGATAAAGATGGTTCGGCTGCATTAAGTGGGTTAGTTGCGTTTCTAGTAATCACCACGGTTTTATCATCAGAAACGGTTGCTGAACTTACACATACAAATATTGATGCAGTAAACCCTGCTTTTGAAGTCATTCAAAATCAATTTATTGGGATTTTATCCGGTGTGATTGCTTCAATTATGTACAACCGGTTTAGTCATGTTCAATTACCTGCTGCTCTAGCGTTCTTTAGTGGAAAGAGACTCGTGCCAATTGTAACTGCGGCGACGATGCTTTTTCTATCAGCGGTATTGTTCTTTATTTGGCCATTCATCTACAATGCTCTTGTGACATTTGGAACGTGGATTAGCCAACTTGACTTTATTGGGGCAGGACTGTATGGCTTTTTTAATCGATTGCTCATTCCTACTGGTCTCCATCATGCTTTAAATTCTGTATTCTGGTTTGATGTTGCAGGTATTAATGATATTGGAAACTATTGGGATGGGAAAGGCGAGCTGGGCATAACAGGTCGTTACCAAGCCGGATTCTTTCCTATTATGATGTTTGGTGTACCTGCCGCGGCCCTAGCGATGTATCATACGGCTCACGCAAGTAAAAAGAAACAAATTGGCTCGCTTATGCTTGCCGCTGGTTTTGCAGCATTTTTAACTGGAGTTACTGAGCCGCTAGAATTTGCATTTATGTTTGTTGCTCCATTTCTTTTTGTTGTTCATGCTGCCTTAACGGGTTTATCGTTAGCGATTGCTGCCTTTTTCCAATGGACGGCAGGTTTCTCTTTTAGTGCAGGGTTATTGGATTTCTTTTTAAGCTTTCCTCTTGAAATGGCAAACCAACCTTATATGCTGCTTATTCAAGGTCTTGTTTTTGGAGCAATATACTATTTCTTATTCCGTTTCTTAATTGTGAAGTTTAACCTCACTACACCTGGCCGTGAACCAGAGGGTGAAAGTCTAGATATGTCTGACTCCTCTGATGGTAATTTAATTGGAGATGAGAACAAGTTAGCTGTAATGGCTGCAACGATTTATAAAGGTTTAGGTGGCGATGACAATGTCCTTTCTGTTGATAATTGTATTACACGTCTTCGAATTGAAGTAAAGGATATGGAACAAGTCAATCAAGCGGAAATCAAAAGTACAGGTATTCCCGGAATAAATATCGTTTCAGACCATAACATTCAAGTTGTTGTTGGAACTCAAGTTCAGTTTGTTGCTGATGAGATTGAAAAGATTCGTAGAAGCAAGTAAGACGAAGTTGTTATAGAGAAGGCTGTCGCTAAGACAGCCTTTTTTTGTTTTTCTACGTTGATTATCGACTTTTTTGTTGGTATTTGTTTGCATATTTGTTAGTGAACGTATTTTATTTATTACTTAGTTTATCCTTCTTTGAGTGAAATGTTCTTAGAAATAAGAGTGGGAGTGCCTTCAGCGCACCCCAAGTATCTTCGATTTAAATATCTACAAGATCGGCATATGTTTCACCATGTTTTTGGACCCATTCCAGTGCAACAATGCTTTCGTATACGTACGCTAGTGTTTGCATGAGTGGTTTTGCTTCTACTTGTTGAATTAGCACGTCTGCGTTTGCGTATTCATGTAATTGGTGAGCGACAAATGTTAGTTGTTCACGAACAATTGAAACGGCTTCTCCTGATTTCAATGACGCTAATCTAGACTCCATTGCCTCAATAAATAGTTCATGTGCCGAGAATTTGTTTACAAGTCTGATCAATTCTTGACCGAGTACATTCGCAGTCCTCTCCCAAACGGTGAGGACTTGAGCATCTCTTAAGAGTCTTGGCGTCACAAATTTCATAGGAATCATGCCATTCGTAAACAATGATTATTTTCTTGTCTACAGGGGCAGTTCAAAGTGGTCTCTTTTAAACGTAATTAAGCCCCCCACTATGAGATTTTAATTCGTCAGCCACTTGCAACTGTATTTCAATTTTTTCAAGGCTATAGTCTAAATATAAATGTTTTAAAGCTTTTCTATGACAAATATAGTCAGCATAGCTAACATCACCTCCTATTATCTTTTTAAGTATACAATTTACGTTAACGTTAACTTTAATTATTAATTGAGTGTGATTCTATTTTTTATTGGATCAATATCCGTCAGTTGTTGTTTTGTTATAAACCGTTTCGATCAGGTTAAGTCAAATGGGTATGATATAGTAAATACAAATAGAGAGAATACTGGAGTGGTTGAGATGAATTCGTTAATTGCAATTGATTTGGATGGCACGCTTTTAGCTGATGACGGGACGATTAGTGCAAGGAATGCTCAGGCGATTCGTAAAGCACAGGAAGCGGGCTGCGTTGTTTCAATTTGTTCTGGACGTTCTTTACATGATACAAAAGCGATTCTTGAAGAAGCAAAACTAGAATGTCCCCTGATAACAGGGAATGGGGCTATCACATTTAATGATGGACAACAGATTCAAACATTATCAATGGAACCTGCCTTATTAGAAGAACTATTGCCACAGCTGGAGTCAGAGAACTATTACTATGAATTGTACACAAATGAGGGTGTGTACTTATTTGAACGAGGCAAAGGGATGCTTGAACGAGAAATCAAAGAGAAGGCAGGTAGCGATAAAAGCTTCTCCACTGAATGGGCTACTCGTGAAATGAACCTTCAGTTTGAGCAGAAAGGAACGCGTCAGATTACTGATTATCACGATTTTGATCTCGCTAGCCTTGGTATTTATAAGATTTTTGTATTCTCATTTCACCGGGAAAAACTAGATGCGTTAGAAGAAGAACTATCGAGTCGTGAGGACCTCTCGCTAACAACTTCAGGTAAAACAAAGCTAGAGATTGCCCATAAAGATACGAGTAAAGGGAATGCACTGGCAGCGTTTGCGGAAGTAGTTGGTGTTCCAATGAAAAACACCGTTGCAATTGGAGACAATTTAAATGATTTATCGATGTTTGCTGTGGCAGGTATGGGCATTGCGATGGGGAATGCCGAAGAGGAAGTTAAAGAAGCGAGCACCCATATCACGAAACGGTACAATGAAGATGGTGTGGCTTATGCGATTGAGGAGTTTGTATTAAATTAATGCCGTGATGAAAATGGGGACGCTGAAATACGAGCGTCCCTTTCTGATGTATAAGGTTTGTTATCTATTCGTTTGATCATGTTTTTTACGATAAGAGATATGTGGGTGAATCATATGGATTTTTATTTTTGGGAATTAGCGGAAGCCATTGGTTTGGTTCTATTTGTTGGTGTGATCTCACTTACGGGTTAGGTAATGTTAACAGGAATGATTGGTGAGGCATAAGTATGGAGGTTTGTTTTTAGTGCAATGCTTCATGTTTTTTTGATTGATTATTCTGTCTATTGTTGTGTTTTAGCAACCTCTTCATATATGCTGATAAAAAGGTTTTTTGAAAGGGGAAGCGCTATGAAAGAAGCCGAATTACATGATCTCTGGTCAATTAACGAGTCGTTTGCTCGTGCCCGTGATTTTCCCGCCGTGTTAGATGCTCTGGCAACAGCTGTGCCAAGGCTCATTCCTCGCGCAGATATGGTTATTCTCTATTTGTATGACGAAGAAAGAAAAGTGCTTCGCCTTGGGACTGGTTTTGGAGTAGTCATTTCAAGCTTAAAACGAATCGCGTTTAAGCCAGGAGAGTCGATGACTGGTCAGGTTTTTGTCAGCAAACAGCCGGTTCTTTGTCTGGGAGAAAAAGATGTAAAAGAAAGAATGGCAAATATCTCAAGCGATAACTTGCGTTGGTATCGACAAGGAATAGCGGACAAGTCCATTAACAGTTCTTTCAGCGTGCCGCTGCTTAATGGAAGCCGATGTATCGGAACGTTAGCAGTTAATCAGCATAAAGATGACGGTATTCCCTTCTCCAAAAAAGAAGTTAGGCTTGTGGCACAACTTGCTGTTCAAGGAGCGCATGCGATTGATCATGTACGTCTTTTTGAACAGATGGCAGCGGAAACCCGTGAATTAAATGAAAGTTTGTTCATCCAAGATCGGTTTGCCCGAGTTTTAGCGGAAAGTGGTGGCTTGGAAAAAGTAATGACGGTTTTGCGTAGGTTACTTCCGAAAGAAAAAAAGGTTGAATTCTCGGAAGTGAAATCGCATAACAATTATACTCATCCAGTACTACAAGGAAATGAACCCATCGGCTGGCTTGTGTTTAATAAGAAAGCAACGATAAAAGAACGTTACGTAATAGAAAAGGCGGCTGAAACCATTGCAATCATGTATCGCTATGAAATGAATATCTGTGAAAGAAATTTGCGTATGAAAGAATCGTTATTTGAACGAGTATTAAATGGATCGACAATCGAGGAAGTGGCACAGCTGTTTTCTGCACATCGGAACGAGTATGTGCGATGTCTTGTTTTTAAACGAAGCAGAAGCGAACTTGGTGCTTTGTGCCAGAAAATTGAACAAATTGCTTTGAAAACTACTTCAGAAGTAACAGTGATGGTGTATCGTTCTCATTGGGTTGTTGTGATGAATGCATCAGAAGAACAACAAATCGTTTCTTTTTCTAAAAGCTTGTACGAGTTACCATCGTTTTCTTCTTCAGTGACGATCGGGGTAAGCCGTTTTGTTCAGCTACATGATGTGGCTGATGCGTATCATGAGGCAGTTGGAGCATGGGAAGAGGGGGCGGTTGCCGGTGATTCAATCGCATACTATGTGAAGCTCGGGTATAAGCGTCTTCTGAACCGTATTGATGCAAAAGATAAACAAGCCTTCATCCAAGATCATCTTGGACCGCTGTTCTCAATGGAACCCGTCTATATAGAAACGTTAAAGGCGTTAATCGCATCAAATCGCAATCGTCAACAAACAGCGAATTCCTTATATATTCATGCGAACACACTTTACCAGCGTGTCAAAAGAATTGAGCAGGAATTAGGTGTCTCATTTACTGAAGAAGCGGCTTGGATGAACATCGTCATCGCGATTAATCTGAACGATAATTAAATAACGCTTTTCTTTTCCATAGGGACATCCACATGATTAAACAACAAATTATGTGGGTGTCCCTATTTCCTTTCATTCGTCAGAAAATTATAATGACGACAATGTACGACAAAGAAAGGTGGGAACATTAATGGAAACGTATGGGAACTTTATCAATGGAAGTTGGGTGCATTCAGAATCAGGAGAAACATTTGAAAGCACCAATCCAGCAAGTATAGATGAGGTGCTCGGAATATTCCAAAGCTCATCTGTTACTGATACACGGTTGGCAGTACAAAGTGCAGTTGAAGCATTTCCAAACTGGAGTCGGCAATCGGCTATTCACCGAGGGGACATATTATATCGGCTCATTCCGATGTTAGAAGAAGAGAAGGAACGATTGGCGACGCTCATTGTAAAAGAAGTAGGAAAAACGATTGTGGCGGCGAGAAAAGAAGTCGATGCAACAGTACAAGCATTAAAACATTTTAGTGGCGCTGCGAGCCGGATTGCTGGTGAGACTGTTCCAGCGAATGATCCTGATACATTCACGTACTCAATTAAAGAACCATTAGGCGCAGTGGGCGTCATTACTCCGTTTAATTTTCCGTTAGGGATTGGTGTATATAAAATTGCTCCCGCCATCATTGCTGGAAATACCGTTGTGTATAAGCCACCGAATGATACAGCTCGTATCGCCACTGAACTAGTAAAGTTTTTTGTTCAGGCAGGTATACCAAAAGGCGTCTTAAACATGGTGACTGGAGCTGGCGAAATTGTCGGGCGTGAAATGGGTGAAAACAAGCAGTTGAAAGCGATTTCGTTCACTGGATCATCCCACGTCGGTCTCCAGCTTGGACGATCGGTAACAGCGAGAGGGGGAAAGATGCAAGCGGAAATGGGTGGGAAAAACGCAACGCTTATTCTCGAAGATGCGGATTTAGAAGCGGCAATAACAGGTGTTGTGATTAGTGGCATGTATAACAATGGTCAAAGCTGTACAGGGACAAGCCGGTTAATTGTCCCAAGGTCAATTGCGAGAGAG
This window encodes:
- a CDS encoding aldo/keto reductase, with the translated sequence MTHHVPSRILNDGTTIPEIGFGTAQLKGNKGSNTISSAIDVGYRLIDSAFNYENEGAVGTAVRRSSVPREQLRITSKLPGRHHAYGKAIETIQESLMRARLDYYDVYLIHWPNPKQDLFVEAWQALIEAQKWGLVRSIGVSNFLPEHLDRIINETGVTPSINQIELHPYFSQEDQLAYNTKLGIVTEAWSPFGRARSDSVFSDHSLASIAETYGKSVPQIIMRWQLQLGTLPLVRSSNSERQLENLSVYDFSLSDDDMTKINQLTKPDGRIDNQNPAEYEEF
- a CDS encoding DUF2975 domain-containing protein, with the protein product MKDGTVLFLKGVTVFIGIVVAICCIWSLPNLAREAAELNPEFAHLRIPVLAGIYMTAVPFYFALYQAFHLLMLIEKEYAFSEWAVKTLGNIKVCAGAIIGLYALGMAGLFTLNALHPGIALIGGGIMFTTLVIFFFAAVLQGLLSSALKIKSENDLTV
- a CDS encoding helix-turn-helix domain-containing protein, which codes for MAIIIRLDVMLAKRKMSMTELSEKVGVTMANLSILKNGKAKAVRFSTLEAICNVLDCQPGDLLEYDRKDVK
- a CDS encoding NUDIX hydrolase, with translation MYVQEDVPIRCTGIAVVLIKQVASQYKVLLLKRASSTLKGLWCYIGGGIESGETAVEATWREVREETGITDLTLYTTNTFDQFYNPKSNLIYVAPVFVGYVSEQTEVQLNDEHSDFEWLLIDEAVVKVTLPGNEEVLRYIERHFIKKVPLEWLKV
- a CDS encoding SMI1/KNR4 family protein, which codes for MTNEDVKAAENRLKVKFPPTYAHMVLEQNGGMIVRNAFPAPNHPNFTEPFVEVDYIYGIGSNTGLFDSAYFQQEWVLPEGLLLFNGDGHTWLAFDYRKVSVNPPIVYVDNYEDVKIKN
- a CDS encoding DMT family transporter, giving the protein MGWFFVLIAALFELVGVIGLKKFSQHKTFLHALLFFGGFGFSFVFLYASFNYLQISIAYAVWIGIGTAAAVLVNMVFFGESKNAGRVISLVIIVVGVTGLKAVS
- a CDS encoding DMT family transporter, which gives rise to MNNGWYYVVLTCLFELVWVFGFNVATSWWHWAIIISVILVDFYFLAKACEFLPTGTVYAIFAAAGTVGTALMDIFIFGGSFSLAKGVFMGILVLGVITLKLADNKSEQTNTVKGAA
- a CDS encoding TetR family transcriptional regulator codes for the protein MDKREKIIDAAISAFQEKGVEKTTITDIVKRAGIAQGTYYLYFPSKLSVMPGIAEVFVTKIMDQLREQVTSDSIDKQLDEVVESLFGTTDEHRELAILIYSGLTQTEHIKEWESIYSPLYKWLEQLLEQAIKAGTIRSSIQTTYTARIMVGAIESTAEQIYLYNNHEEATDSAHKQELLTFIRHALGASDS
- a CDS encoding PRD domain-containing protein, which produces MNLIKSFNNNVALVEDSSGTEWVILGNGVGFGKEKGAAIDEATIKKKFIAESTSNSRQPFLEMIEQIPISIFEATAEMIRTAESVMGTELNQHIFLALADHLNYAVKRTRDNVDYPHTNRWELQKLYPKEHKAAIEAIRVVYDLLDVILPKSEETFLTYHFVNAQGPSARLSETMKMTEAISRIIEMIEYHYDMQLNEESLNYLRLLTHLRYFLLRQLHGEKLEQNEMDDDLIDLIKGKYSHAYECVEKISRILKKHYEWELTLNEKVYLTLHIWRLIT
- the nagE gene encoding N-acetylglucosamine-specific PTS transporter subunit IIBC — its product is MMDYMQRLGRSLMLPVAVLPAAAILLGVGAWIGEFSWGEDTVVSAFMSAAGESIIDNMGVLFALGVALGLSKDKDGSAALSGLVAFLVITTVLSSETVAELTHTNIDAVNPAFEVIQNQFIGILSGVIASIMYNRFSHVQLPAALAFFSGKRLVPIVTAATMLFLSAVLFFIWPFIYNALVTFGTWISQLDFIGAGLYGFFNRLLIPTGLHHALNSVFWFDVAGINDIGNYWDGKGELGITGRYQAGFFPIMMFGVPAAALAMYHTAHASKKKQIGSLMLAAGFAAFLTGVTEPLEFAFMFVAPFLFVVHAALTGLSLAIAAFFQWTAGFSFSAGLLDFFLSFPLEMANQPYMLLIQGLVFGAIYYFLFRFLIVKFNLTTPGREPEGESLDMSDSSDGNLIGDENKLAVMAATIYKGLGGDDNVLSVDNCITRLRIEVKDMEQVNQAEIKSTGIPGINIVSDHNIQVVVGTQVQFVADEIEKIRRSK
- a CDS encoding Cof-type HAD-IIB family hydrolase encodes the protein MNSLIAIDLDGTLLADDGTISARNAQAIRKAQEAGCVVSICSGRSLHDTKAILEEAKLECPLITGNGAITFNDGQQIQTLSMEPALLEELLPQLESENYYYELYTNEGVYLFERGKGMLEREIKEKAGSDKSFSTEWATREMNLQFEQKGTRQITDYHDFDLASLGIYKIFVFSFHREKLDALEEELSSREDLSLTTSGKTKLEIAHKDTSKGNALAAFAEVVGVPMKNTVAIGDNLNDLSMFAVAGMGIAMGNAEEEVKEASTHITKRYNEDGVAYAIEEFVLN